In Methanocaldococcus lauensis, a single genomic region encodes these proteins:
- the gatE gene encoding Glu-tRNA(Gln) amidotransferase subunit GatE, with product MNIDYEKIGLKVGLEIHQQLNTKRKLFCHCPTILRDDEPDGEIVRVLRPSLSEMGEVDRAALIEARKGKKFIYQYYNDTTCLVELDEEPPHLPSEEALKIALEVALLMNMNIVDVAYTMRKIVIDGSNTSGFQRTIFLARDGYIETSEGKVGITSLCLEEDAARKIEERDDIVVYNLDRLGIPLVEISTAPDIKTPKMAKEAARRIGEILRATGKVKRGLGTIRQDINISIKDGARIEVKGVQDLDLIEKVVENEVIRQLNLLKIRDELRERNAEVVERIFDVTEIFKDCKSKIIQNALKKKNGKVKAVLLKGFAGLVGREIQPGRRLGTEFSDRAKVIAGVGGIFHTDELPKYGITEEDVKKLREFLNAKEDDAIVIVADEESKVDKALEAVIERAKEALIGVPEETRKALSDGNTAYLRPLPGAARMYPETDIPPIIIKKEFIEEIKNNLPELPEEKFERFRREYKLNDELAKKMVLSYYVDLFEYLCNKFKNIKPSLIATTLENTLKEIRREGYNIDKLEDRHFEETFKALSEGKIAKEGIIEVLKGFCEHPDKSIDEILEIKGLKGLSKEEVEEIIDDIIKEHIDVVKEKGEKAYGFLMGRCMAKLRGKADGKLVNDILRKKLEKLK from the coding sequence ATGAATATTGATTATGAAAAAATTGGTTTAAAGGTTGGATTAGAAATACATCAGCAGTTAAATACAAAGAGAAAGTTATTCTGCCACTGTCCTACAATTTTAAGAGATGATGAGCCAGATGGAGAAATTGTTAGAGTTTTAAGACCTTCGTTGAGTGAGATGGGAGAAGTTGATAGAGCGGCTTTAATAGAGGCAAGGAAAGGGAAGAAATTCATTTATCAATATTACAATGACACAACTTGTTTGGTTGAGTTAGATGAAGAGCCCCCACATTTACCAAGTGAAGAGGCTTTAAAGATAGCGTTAGAAGTGGCTTTATTGATGAATATGAATATAGTTGATGTTGCATACACAATGAGAAAGATAGTTATTGACGGCTCTAACACATCTGGTTTTCAAAGAACTATATTTTTAGCAAGAGATGGATATATAGAAACATCTGAAGGAAAAGTAGGGATAACAAGCTTATGTTTAGAGGAAGATGCGGCAAGAAAGATAGAAGAGAGAGATGATATAGTTGTCTATAACTTAGACAGGTTGGGAATTCCATTGGTAGAAATTTCTACGGCCCCAGACATTAAAACCCCAAAAATGGCTAAAGAAGCGGCAAGAAGAATTGGGGAGATATTGAGAGCTACTGGAAAGGTTAAGAGAGGTTTAGGAACTATAAGGCAAGATATAAATATATCAATTAAAGATGGAGCAAGAATAGAGGTTAAAGGTGTTCAAGACTTAGATTTAATTGAAAAGGTTGTAGAGAATGAAGTTATAAGACAACTAAACTTATTAAAGATTAGAGATGAACTAAGAGAAAGAAATGCAGAAGTTGTTGAGAGGATATTTGATGTTACAGAAATATTTAAAGATTGCAAATCAAAAATTATACAAAATGCTTTAAAGAAAAAGAATGGAAAGGTTAAGGCAGTTTTATTAAAAGGATTTGCTGGTTTGGTTGGTAGAGAGATTCAACCAGGAAGAAGATTGGGAACTGAGTTTTCTGATAGGGCAAAAGTTATAGCCGGGGTAGGAGGAATATTCCACACTGATGAATTACCAAAATATGGAATTACTGAAGAAGACGTTAAAAAACTTAGAGAATTTTTAAATGCAAAGGAAGATGATGCCATAGTTATAGTTGCAGATGAAGAGAGTAAAGTTGATAAGGCATTAGAGGCGGTAATAGAGAGGGCTAAGGAGGCATTAATCGGAGTTCCAGAGGAGACAAGAAAGGCGTTAAGTGATGGAAATACTGCATATCTAAGACCTCTACCTGGAGCCGCAAGAATGTATCCAGAAACAGATATTCCACCAATAATTATAAAGAAAGAGTTTATAGAAGAGATTAAAAATAATTTGCCAGAGCTTCCAGAAGAGAAGTTTGAGAGATTTAGGAGAGAATATAAATTAAATGATGAATTAGCAAAAAAAATGGTTTTAAGCTATTATGTTGATTTATTTGAATACTTATGTAACAAATTTAAAAATATTAAACCTTCATTAATTGCTACAACATTAGAAAATACATTAAAAGAGATTAGAAGAGAAGGATATAATATTGACAAATTAGAAGATAGACATTTTGAAGAGACGTTTAAAGCTTTATCTGAAGGAAAAATAGCTAAGGAAGGGATTATTGAAGTTTTAAAAGGATTTTGTGAGCATCCAGATAAAAGTATAGATGAGATATTAGAGATTAAAGGATTGAAAGGATTGTCAAAAGAAGAAGTTGAGGAAATTATAGATGATATTATTAAAGAACACATAGATGTTGTTAAAGAAAAAGGAGAAAAAGCTTATGGGTTTTTAATGGGTAGATGTATGGCTAAGTTGAGAGGAAAGGCTGATGGAAAGTTAGTAAATGACATTTTAAGGAAAAAGTTAGAAAAACTAAAATAG
- the gatD gene encoding Glu-tRNA(Gln) amidotransferase subunit GatD: MEVGDIVKIETDKGIFEGILLPSIDENIITIKMKNGYNVGILKENIKNIEVIAKGEKPKYELPPLNIKKNENLKTVSILSTGGTVASKVDYKTGAVHPSFTADDLIRAVPELLDIANIKGRAILNILSENMKPEYWKKIAEEIKKEVKDGADGIVIAHGTDTMSYTAAALSFMVKADVPIVLVGAQRSSDRPSSDASLNLISAVLSATKNIKGVYVVMHGESGDTFCYLHKGVKVRKCHSSRRDAFKSINSIPIAKINPFTKEITYLQEVEKSENTKNVEINTNLEEKVALIKIYPGMDGDIIRFYVDKGYKGIVLEGTGLGHAPEYIFEDIKYAIDRGVVVIMTTQTINGRVNMNVYSNGRELQKLGVIGCEDMLPEVALVKLMYLLGNYEPEEVKRLINKNLVGEIEYRSRFDAY; this comes from the coding sequence GAAACAGATAAAGGAATTTTTGAAGGGATTTTGTTACCTTCAATAGATGAGAACATTATAACAATAAAGATGAAAAACGGTTATAACGTTGGAATATTGAAAGAAAACATAAAAAATATTGAAGTCATAGCCAAGGGAGAAAAGCCAAAGTATGAACTTCCTCCTTTAAATATTAAAAAGAATGAAAATTTAAAAACAGTGTCTATTTTATCCACTGGTGGAACTGTTGCATCAAAGGTAGATTATAAAACTGGAGCAGTCCATCCCTCTTTTACAGCAGATGATTTAATTAGGGCAGTTCCAGAACTTTTAGATATAGCTAATATAAAAGGAAGGGCTATTTTAAACATACTAAGCGAAAATATGAAGCCAGAGTATTGGAAAAAGATTGCCGAAGAGATAAAAAAGGAAGTTAAAGATGGAGCAGATGGTATTGTTATAGCACATGGAACAGATACTATGAGTTATACTGCTGCAGCTCTCTCATTTATGGTTAAGGCGGATGTTCCAATAGTTTTAGTTGGAGCTCAGAGGAGTAGTGATAGACCTTCATCAGATGCTTCTTTAAATTTAATAAGTGCTGTTTTATCCGCTACAAAAAATATTAAAGGAGTTTATGTTGTTATGCATGGGGAGAGTGGAGATACATTCTGCTATTTACATAAAGGAGTTAAAGTGAGAAAATGTCATTCTTCAAGAAGAGATGCATTTAAATCTATAAATTCAATACCTATTGCAAAAATAAATCCATTCACAAAGGAAATTACTTACTTACAAGAAGTGGAAAAATCAGAAAATACAAAAAATGTAGAAATAAACACTAACTTAGAGGAAAAAGTGGCATTAATAAAAATCTATCCGGGTATGGATGGGGATATTATTAGATTCTATGTTGATAAAGGCTATAAAGGAATTGTTTTAGAAGGGACTGGTTTGGGACATGCTCCAGAGTATATATTTGAAGACATAAAGTATGCGATAGATAGAGGAGTAGTTGTTATTATGACAACACAAACAATAAATGGAAGAGTAAATATGAACGTCTATTCAAATGGAAGAGAATTGCAAAAGTTGGGGGTTATTGGTTGTGAAGATATGTTACCAGAGGTTGCTTTAGTTAAATTAATGTATCTCTTAGGAAATTATGAGCCAGAAGAAGTTAAAAGATTAATTAATAAGAATTTAGTTGGAGAAATTGAATATAGAAGTAGGTTTGATGCATATTAA